From Neobacillus sp. PS2-9, the proteins below share one genomic window:
- a CDS encoding rhomboid family intramembrane serine protease, whose amino-acid sequence MFTRTENVREFIRFYPVVSIIVSIHLVLYLLTILPIFPNYWFFENFSGVNLYIMEGQFWRLITPTFMHSGFSHMLFNSFSLVLFGPALERMLGGGRFLLVYLLSGLIANVATLLLEPLTYTHVGSSGAIFGLFGYYIAIVIFRKNMMTKQNSQIIITLSVVSLIMTFLQPNINITAHLFGLLGGFLLGAIPYYNKKDLSDSIKGTANWANSRKKNLSFQSPVKVLVWAVIIIIAVLGFWSQK is encoded by the coding sequence ATGTTTACAAGGACTGAAAACGTACGTGAGTTTATTCGTTTCTATCCCGTTGTTTCAATTATCGTCAGCATTCACTTAGTATTATATCTTTTAACCATCTTACCCATATTCCCAAACTATTGGTTTTTTGAAAATTTTTCTGGAGTCAATCTTTATATTATGGAAGGGCAATTTTGGAGGCTAATTACACCGACTTTTATGCACAGTGGTTTCTCTCATATGCTATTTAATAGTTTTTCATTGGTACTATTCGGACCTGCACTGGAGCGGATGCTAGGTGGAGGAAGATTTTTACTTGTGTATCTTCTCTCCGGACTAATAGCCAATGTGGCTACACTGCTGCTAGAACCATTAACATATACTCATGTCGGCTCAAGTGGAGCGATTTTTGGGCTTTTCGGCTATTATATAGCCATCGTTATCTTCCGAAAAAATATGATGACAAAACAAAACTCACAAATTATCATCACACTCAGTGTAGTCAGTTTAATTATGACCTTTCTTCAGCCAAATATTAATATTACGGCGCATCTTTTTGGTTTGTTAGGCGGCTTTTTACTAGGCGCCATTCCTTATTATAATAAAAAAGATCTTTCTGATTCTATTAAAGGAACCGCCAACTGGGCAAACAGCAGAAAGAAAAATCTGTCTTTTCAATCCCCAGTGAAGGTTTTGGTATGGGCCGTCATCATTATTATTGCCGTTCTTGGATTTTGGAGTCAAAAATAA
- the uvsE gene encoding UV DNA damage repair endonuclease UvsE yields the protein MTIVRLGYVAMSVEVANASPSQTMTFAQFSRIKDREAGIRKLERIAISNIENCLRLLKHTAANEIHFFRLSSRLIPLANHGELLDWNYMEPLKEALGNLGSYSKEKNMRIDFHPDHFVVLNSPDKEILKNSLKTLVMHEALLRGIDIDTEHRCVLHVGGGYEDKEKALELFIHNWAYIKPSLQKMIMLENDDTTFTVKDTLYLCEKLGIPMVFDYHHHLANFEDLDWVSDWERIISTWAHSPLPVKMHISSPRSEKEFRAHADNVNPEMFMDFLKEIKGTVPEIHCMIEAKQKDAALFQLVKDLKEYEGVNWLDQSSFQMK from the coding sequence ATGACAATTGTTCGTCTTGGATACGTAGCAATGAGCGTAGAGGTAGCCAATGCTTCCCCCTCTCAAACGATGACCTTTGCGCAATTCAGCCGGATTAAAGACCGAGAGGCAGGCATTCGGAAACTAGAAAGAATTGCAATCTCAAACATAGAAAATTGTTTGCGGTTATTAAAACATACTGCGGCCAACGAAATTCACTTTTTTCGCTTAAGTTCTCGTCTGATTCCGCTTGCGAATCATGGAGAATTATTAGATTGGAACTATATGGAGCCCTTAAAAGAGGCGCTCGGAAATTTGGGCAGTTATAGTAAAGAAAAGAACATGAGGATCGATTTTCATCCCGACCATTTTGTCGTTTTGAATTCGCCCGATAAGGAAATTTTAAAAAACTCATTAAAAACCCTTGTGATGCATGAAGCGCTGCTTAGAGGGATAGATATAGATACCGAACACCGATGTGTTCTCCATGTCGGTGGTGGATATGAGGATAAAGAAAAGGCATTGGAGCTGTTTATTCATAACTGGGCGTACATTAAGCCTTCACTTCAAAAAATGATTATGCTGGAAAATGACGATACTACTTTTACTGTAAAGGATACATTATATCTTTGTGAAAAGTTAGGGATTCCGATGGTGTTTGATTATCACCACCACTTAGCGAATTTTGAAGATTTGGATTGGGTTTCAGATTGGGAGCGGATTATTAGCACCTGGGCACATTCGCCGTTACCGGTGAAAATGCATATCTCTAGTCCTCGTTCGGAAAAGGAATTTCGCGCACATGCAGACAATGTTAATCCTGAAATGTTCATGGATTTTTTAAAAGAAATAAAAGGCACGGTTCCGGAGATTCACTGCATGATAGAAGCCAAACAAAAAGATGCTGCGCTTTTTCAATTGGTGAAGGATTTAAAGGAGTATGAGGGGGTAAATTGGCTCGATCAGTCTAGTTTTCAGATGAAATAG
- a CDS encoding DUF4367 domain-containing protein yields MKKKLVLLMTGLMVIFLLAACGSKSQDDVVKELNGKLGDLSSYKVNAKMTLKMGADSQVYNVEIWHKDPTFYRVNLKNAEKDQSQMILRNNQGVFVLTPALNKSFRFQSDWPQNSSQAYLYESLIKDIVADKEAKFSSTKDFYVFETKTRYQNNSMLPIQEIKLNKGDLSPAVVKVMDPDRNALVTVEFSKVKFNASFDKDDFDMKKNMTRAQLNLPAMAEGGDKSFSVKYPTLELKGTKLIGEKEVAIEDGKRVVLTYDGKKSFTLVQEKVTAKVASTTPTNVEGDIVDLGLTIGAVSDHSISWSHGGVDYMIASKNLTKDEMIEIAKSVQGDAVK; encoded by the coding sequence ATGAAGAAAAAGTTAGTGCTGCTCATGACAGGACTGATGGTCATCTTTTTACTAGCTGCCTGTGGCTCTAAATCACAAGATGACGTGGTGAAAGAGTTAAATGGTAAATTAGGAGATTTATCGAGCTACAAAGTGAACGCAAAGATGACATTGAAAATGGGGGCAGATTCACAAGTTTATAACGTGGAAATCTGGCATAAGGATCCTACTTTCTATCGCGTCAATTTAAAGAATGCCGAAAAAGACCAAAGTCAAATGATTTTAAGAAATAACCAAGGGGTATTTGTTCTTACACCTGCCCTAAATAAAAGTTTCCGTTTCCAAAGTGATTGGCCGCAAAACAGCAGCCAGGCATATTTATATGAATCACTAATTAAGGATATTGTTGCGGACAAAGAGGCCAAGTTCTCCTCTACTAAAGACTTTTATGTGTTTGAAACAAAAACTCGTTATCAAAATAATAGTATGCTTCCAATCCAGGAAATTAAACTAAATAAGGGTGACCTATCACCGGCTGTTGTAAAGGTAATGGATCCGGATCGAAATGCGCTTGTGACTGTAGAGTTTTCGAAGGTCAAATTTAATGCGAGCTTCGATAAAGACGATTTCGATATGAAGAAAAATATGACACGTGCCCAGCTTAATTTGCCGGCAATGGCAGAGGGCGGCGACAAATCCTTTAGCGTAAAATATCCTACTTTAGAGCTGAAAGGTACCAAGTTAATTGGTGAAAAAGAAGTAGCGATTGAAGATGGAAAACGAGTAGTCCTCACTTATGATGGTAAAAAATCATTTACACTTGTACAAGAGAAAGTAACTGCTAAGGTAGCCTCTACCACACCAACCAATGTTGAAGGCGATATTGTGGATTTAGGTCTCACTATTGGAGCGGTATCAGATCACTCGATTTCTTGGTCGCATGGTGGTGTCGATTACATGATCGCATCGAAAAACCTAACGAAGGATGAAATGATCGAGATAGCAAAATCCGTTCAGGGTGATGCTGTAAAATAA
- the acpS gene encoding holo-ACP synthase encodes MIKGIGIDIIELSRVQDILNRQTKLIDRILTARERDTFETLSERRKVEFLAGRFAAKEAFSKAAGTGIGKELSFLDIEIISDQLGKPHIVKPNVQAHLSISHSREYAVAQVVIEEV; translated from the coding sequence ATGATTAAAGGAATTGGAATTGATATTATTGAACTTTCAAGGGTTCAGGACATATTGAATAGACAAACGAAGTTAATTGACCGCATATTAACTGCTCGTGAAAGGGATACATTCGAAACCCTTTCAGAAAGGCGCAAGGTGGAGTTTCTGGCAGGGAGATTTGCAGCTAAGGAGGCATTCTCAAAAGCGGCAGGAACAGGGATTGGAAAAGAACTATCCTTCCTAGATATTGAAATAATTAGCGATCAACTCGGCAAACCTCATATAGTAAAACCAAACGTCCAAGCACATTTATCGATTTCACACAGCAGGGAATATGCTGTGGCACAAGTGGTGATTGAGGAAGTTTAG